A genomic window from Pseudoalteromonas piratica includes:
- the dnaE gene encoding DNA polymerase III subunit alpha: protein MQDPKFIHLRVHSDYSMVDGLAKTKPIVGKIAEQKMPAFAITDQMNLCGLVRFYGAAHGAGIKPIVGADLWLHSPEFPDEPCRLVVLAKNNQGYKNLTLLISKAFKRGHIMQRPMVDRDWLIEHKEGLILLSGAKDGDLGKALLKGNNDLTKSIGNFYLEHFKDHYYIELTRTEREQEEDYLHSAVAYAQYSGLPVVATNEVVFLNKEDFEAHEIRVAIHDGFTLDDKRRPKRFSEQQYLKTEEQMCELFSDIPEALENSVEIAKRCNVTIQLGTYFLPDYPTGSLSIEDFLVKVSEDGLEERLQFLFPDEEERKVKRVEYDDRLKIELDVINQMGFPGYFLIVMEFIQWSKDNIIPVGPGRGSGAGSLVAYALKITDLDPLQFDLLFERFLNPERVSMPDFDVDFCMDRRDEVIDHVAKLYGRDAVSQIITFGTMAAKAVIRDVGRVLGHPYGFVDRISKLVPGDPGMTLAKAFDVEPRLPEAYDTDDEVKELIDMCRILEGCTRNAGKHAGGVVISPTTITDFAALYCDDEGKFPVTQFDKNDVETAGLVKFDFLGLRTLTILQWAIDMANERLTREQKEHIDIAAIPLDDPPSFELLLRAETTAVFQLESRGMKDLVRRLKPDCFEDMIALVALFRPGPLQSGMVDNFIDRKHGREDVSYPDAQYQHESLQPILEPTYGIILYQEQVMQIAQVLAGYSLGGADLLRRAMGKKKPEEMAKQRSTFEEGAKQNGVDGELAMKIFDLVEKFAGYGFNKSHSAAYALVSYQTLWMKTHYPAEFMAAVMSADMDNTDKIVTLVDECENMKLTLLPPDVNSGLYKFTVNHQGQIVYGIGAIKGVGEGPVEAILEARESGGPFKDLFDFCARVDIKRLNKRVIEKLIMAGAMDKLGPEQTQSARSTLIASLPDALKSADQHNKAEALGQSDLFGLLATEPEEVAAAFVQAPKFTDNEWLEGERETLGLYLTGHPINQYRAELKNYVSGRLVDLQPTERDVTSTAAGLVINARTLINKKGKRWGLLTLDDKSARIDIRLFPEQFETYQELLQMNNILVISGVVSFDNFSGGITMTAREVASIESVREKRVKNIKMTVKMQEVNDNFLSRLEHAITPYKFGTCPIRIQYERPDATTELSLGTQWCVTPSDELLANLSRLVAQNIELEFN from the coding sequence ATGCAAGACCCTAAATTTATACACTTACGTGTTCACAGTGATTATTCAATGGTGGACGGCTTAGCAAAAACTAAGCCTATTGTCGGTAAAATTGCAGAGCAAAAAATGCCTGCATTTGCCATTACTGATCAAATGAATTTGTGCGGTTTAGTGCGCTTTTACGGTGCGGCGCATGGTGCTGGCATCAAACCTATCGTTGGTGCTGATCTGTGGTTACACAGTCCTGAGTTTCCCGATGAACCTTGTCGTCTAGTAGTGCTTGCCAAAAATAATCAAGGCTACAAAAATTTAACCCTGTTAATTTCTAAAGCATTTAAGCGTGGCCATATTATGCAGCGCCCAATGGTTGATAGAGATTGGCTTATTGAGCATAAAGAAGGGTTAATTTTACTCTCTGGTGCGAAAGATGGTGATTTAGGTAAAGCCTTATTAAAAGGTAATAACGACCTTACAAAATCTATTGGTAACTTCTATTTAGAACACTTTAAAGATCATTACTATATTGAGCTAACGCGAACTGAACGTGAGCAAGAAGAAGATTATCTTCATAGTGCAGTTGCTTATGCCCAATATTCAGGTTTGCCAGTTGTTGCCACCAATGAAGTCGTGTTTCTCAATAAAGAAGACTTTGAAGCCCATGAGATTCGCGTTGCTATTCACGATGGTTTTACCCTTGACGATAAACGCAGACCAAAACGTTTTTCAGAGCAGCAATATTTAAAAACCGAAGAGCAAATGTGTGAGTTGTTCTCGGATATTCCAGAAGCACTGGAAAACTCGGTAGAAATTGCCAAACGTTGTAATGTAACCATTCAGTTAGGTACATATTTCTTACCTGATTACCCAACAGGTTCGCTGTCGATTGAAGATTTCTTAGTAAAAGTATCGGAAGACGGTCTTGAAGAACGTTTACAGTTTTTATTCCCAGATGAAGAAGAACGCAAAGTCAAACGTGTCGAATATGATGACCGTCTAAAAATCGAACTTGATGTAATCAACCAAATGGGTTTCCCTGGTTACTTCTTGATCGTAATGGAATTTATCCAGTGGAGTAAAGATAACATTATTCCCGTCGGACCAGGACGAGGCTCGGGTGCAGGTTCATTAGTAGCCTATGCACTTAAAATCACCGATTTAGATCCCTTACAATTTGACTTACTTTTCGAACGTTTCTTGAACCCAGAACGTGTATCAATGCCCGATTTCGACGTCGATTTCTGTATGGATCGCCGCGATGAAGTTATTGACCATGTTGCTAAGCTCTATGGCCGTGATGCGGTATCACAGATCATTACCTTTGGTACAATGGCGGCTAAAGCGGTAATACGTGATGTAGGCCGTGTGCTTGGCCACCCGTATGGTTTTGTTGACCGTATTTCAAAATTAGTTCCGGGCGATCCGGGCATGACATTGGCAAAAGCTTTTGATGTTGAACCACGTTTACCTGAAGCTTACGACACTGACGATGAAGTGAAAGAACTTATCGATATGTGCCGCATTTTGGAAGGTTGTACACGTAACGCAGGTAAACACGCAGGTGGTGTTGTTATTTCACCGACAACCATTACCGATTTCGCAGCGCTATATTGTGATGACGAGGGTAAATTCCCGGTTACGCAATTTGATAAAAACGATGTAGAAACAGCAGGCCTTGTTAAGTTTGACTTCCTAGGGTTACGTACCTTAACCATTTTACAATGGGCTATCGATATGGCCAATGAGCGCTTAACGCGCGAACAAAAAGAGCATATCGATATCGCTGCAATACCACTTGATGATCCTCCAAGCTTTGAGTTACTGTTGCGCGCCGAAACGACCGCAGTATTCCAGCTTGAATCTCGCGGGATGAAAGATCTTGTTCGTCGTTTAAAACCTGACTGCTTTGAAGATATGATCGCACTGGTTGCACTTTTCCGTCCAGGTCCTTTGCAATCAGGCATGGTAGATAACTTTATCGACCGTAAACACGGCCGAGAAGATGTATCGTATCCTGATGCACAGTATCAGCACGAAAGCCTACAGCCCATTCTTGAACCAACTTACGGTATTATTCTTTACCAAGAACAGGTAATGCAAATTGCTCAGGTTCTTGCAGGCTATAGCTTAGGTGGTGCTGACTTACTACGTCGTGCTATGGGTAAGAAAAAGCCGGAAGAGATGGCCAAGCAACGCTCAACCTTTGAGGAAGGAGCGAAGCAAAATGGCGTAGATGGCGAACTGGCGATGAAGATCTTCGATCTTGTAGAAAAGTTCGCAGGTTACGGCTTTAACAAATCGCACTCGGCAGCATACGCGCTGGTATCTTATCAAACCCTCTGGATGAAAACCCATTATCCTGCAGAGTTTATGGCCGCAGTAATGTCGGCAGATATGGATAACACCGATAAAATAGTTACCTTGGTAGATGAGTGTGAGAATATGAAACTCACATTATTGCCGCCTGATGTTAATTCTGGTTTGTATAAATTCACGGTAAACCACCAAGGACAAATCGTTTACGGAATTGGTGCCATTAAAGGTGTGGGTGAGGGGCCTGTCGAAGCTATTTTAGAAGCGAGAGAGAGCGGCGGTCCATTTAAAGATTTGTTTGATTTCTGCGCCCGTGTTGATATTAAACGTTTAAATAAACGTGTCATTGAAAAGCTAATTATGGCTGGTGCCATGGACAAACTTGGCCCAGAGCAAACACAAAGTGCGCGCTCTACGCTTATTGCTAGTTTGCCAGATGCGCTTAAATCCGCCGATCAACACAACAAAGCCGAAGCACTTGGTCAAAGTGATTTATTTGGTTTATTGGCAACAGAACCTGAAGAAGTTGCTGCTGCATTTGTTCAAGCGCCCAAATTTACTGATAACGAATGGTTGGAAGGCGAGCGCGAAACACTGGGACTTTATTTAACTGGTCATCCAATTAATCAATATCGCGCGGAGCTTAAAAATTATGTGTCAGGGCGTCTAGTCGATTTACAACCGACGGAGCGTGATGTAACGTCAACTGCGGCAGGTTTAGTGATCAACGCGCGTACCTTAATTAATAAAAAAGGGAAGCGTTGGGGGTTACTCACATTAGATGATAAAAGTGCCCGAATTGATATTCGTTTATTTCCTGAACAGTTCGAAACTTACCAAGAACTGCTGCAAATGAACAATATCTTGGTGATATCTGGTGTGGTCAGCTTTGATAACTTCTCAGGTGGTATTACAATGACCGCTCGCGAAGTTGCAAGTATCGAATCTGTTCGCGAAAAACGGGTTAAAAATATAAAAATGACGGTGAAAATGCAGGAAGTGAATGATAACTTCCTGTCTCGTTTAGAGCATGCCATCACCCCGTACAAATTTGGTACTTGCCCGATAAGAATTCAATATGAACGCCCAGATGCAACAACTGAGCTTTCATTAGGAACACAGTGGTGTGTTACACCTAGTGATGAGTTACTTGCTAATCTCTCACGCTTAGTAGCACAAAATATTGAACTAGAATTTAATTAG
- the rnhB gene encoding ribonuclease HII — MTEIVRPNTQLVAGVDEVGRGPLVGDVVTAAVILDPNKPIAGLADSKKLTEKKRLALYDEIIEKALCFNIARATVPEIDELNILHATMLAMKRAVEGLSIPAEFVFIDGNRLPDINVPAQAVVKGDSLVAEISAASILAKVTRDNEMKALDVEYPQFGFAGHKGYPTKAHLEALALHGVTPHHRQSFKPVKTIIEQTNNC; from the coding sequence ATGACTGAGATTGTGCGTCCAAATACACAGTTAGTTGCCGGTGTTGATGAAGTAGGTCGAGGCCCACTTGTTGGCGATGTGGTGACAGCAGCAGTAATTCTAGACCCAAACAAGCCAATTGCGGGGCTTGCAGATTCTAAAAAGCTCACAGAAAAAAAACGTTTAGCCCTTTATGATGAAATTATCGAAAAAGCGCTTTGTTTTAATATTGCGAGAGCTACTGTGCCAGAAATAGATGAGCTTAATATTCTACATGCCACTATGCTTGCCATGAAACGCGCAGTCGAAGGCTTATCAATCCCAGCAGAGTTTGTGTTTATTGATGGTAATCGCTTACCAGATATCAATGTACCTGCACAAGCAGTTGTTAAAGGCGATAGTCTAGTTGCTGAAATCAGTGCAGCATCTATTTTAGCGAAAGTGACTCGCGATAATGAAATGAAAGCACTTGATGTAGAGTACCCACAATTTGGCTTTGCAGGTCATAAAGGTTATCCAACCAAAGCACATTTAGAAGCACTTGCACTTCATGGTGTTACGCCGCATCATAGACAAAGCTTTAAGCCCGTAAAAACAATAATAGAACAGACCAACAATTGCTAA
- the lpxB gene encoding lipid-A-disaccharide synthase — MISDKPLRIALIAGEHSGDILGAGLIKVLKHHYPNASFEGIGGPRMLAEGFKTHFQMEELAVMGVFEVLPKLFRLLSIKKQIVRHFIDNPPDIFIGIDAPDFNLRVEKPLKAAGIKTVHYVSPSVWAWREKRVFKVAEATNLVLALLPFEKAFYDKHAIPCEFVGHTLADELPLEDNKEASRALFNLSASDKVLAVLPGSRGSEVTLLSEPYIQAVLLLKKQLPELKVLVPLVNEKRKEEFLAVAKQYQAEDVFTLIDGQSREVMTAADAVLLASGTAALECMLLKRPMVVGYKLKALTYHLVTRLFKFNIEHFSLPNLLAGKQLVPELLQNDLTPENLATTLLPLLEEDQTRLTETFMEMHKALRLDASKQAALAVSNLIEKRND; from the coding sequence ATGATATCGGATAAGCCATTACGAATTGCACTTATCGCCGGGGAACACTCCGGCGATATTTTAGGTGCAGGATTAATTAAAGTGCTAAAGCACCATTACCCAAATGCCTCGTTTGAAGGTATTGGCGGTCCACGCATGTTGGCTGAAGGCTTTAAAACCCATTTTCAAATGGAAGAATTAGCGGTGATGGGCGTATTTGAAGTACTGCCTAAGCTATTTCGCTTACTGAGTATTAAAAAGCAAATCGTTCGACATTTTATTGATAATCCGCCCGATATCTTTATTGGTATAGATGCGCCAGATTTTAACTTACGTGTTGAAAAGCCCCTGAAAGCAGCGGGTATTAAAACCGTGCATTATGTCAGTCCATCGGTCTGGGCATGGCGTGAGAAACGTGTTTTTAAAGTGGCTGAAGCGACTAATTTAGTGCTTGCACTACTGCCATTTGAAAAAGCGTTTTACGATAAACACGCTATTCCGTGTGAATTTGTCGGCCATACCTTGGCTGATGAATTACCACTTGAAGATAATAAAGAAGCAAGCAGAGCACTTTTTAATTTATCGGCAAGTGATAAAGTTTTAGCGGTACTGCCTGGTAGCCGTGGTTCAGAGGTGACTTTACTGAGCGAGCCATACATTCAAGCTGTATTATTGCTCAAAAAACAGCTCCCCGAATTAAAGGTGCTAGTGCCACTCGTTAATGAAAAACGAAAAGAAGAGTTTTTAGCTGTTGCAAAGCAATACCAAGCAGAAGATGTATTCACTCTTATTGATGGCCAGTCACGCGAAGTGATGACCGCCGCTGATGCGGTGTTATTAGCGTCGGGTACAGCTGCACTTGAATGTATGCTATTAAAACGCCCTATGGTGGTTGGCTACAAGCTAAAAGCGCTGACATATCACTTAGTGACACGATTATTTAAATTTAATATCGAGCATTTTTCATTACCGAATTTACTTGCGGGCAAGCAGTTGGTGCCAGAGCTATTACAAAATGATCTCACCCCTGAAAACCTTGCGACCACACTATTGCCATTGCTAGAAGAGGATCAAACCAGATTGACAGAGACCTTTATGGAGATGCATAAAGCACTCAGACTGGATGCAAGTAAGCAAGCCGCATTGGCGGTATCTAATTTAATAGAGAAAAGAAATGACTGA
- the lpxA gene encoding acyl-ACP--UDP-N-acetylglucosamine O-acyltransferase: MIHPTAIIEPGAQLGNNVKVGPYSYIGNDVVIGDDCIIESHVVIKGPSVIGSGNHIFQFASVGEACQDKKYKDEPTKLIIGDNNVIRECATIHRGTIQDEGITKIGSNNLFMAYTHVAHDCVIGNNCIFANNASAAGHVHVGDWVILAGNSGIHQFCHIGSHAFVGMYSGVNQDVPPFVTTIGTPARPVAINTEGLKRRGFESDEIMALRRAYKQLYRKGNKLDEALVEMEKEAEEFKAVQTMIDFAKSSSRGLIR, translated from the coding sequence GTGATCCATCCTACTGCAATTATTGAGCCTGGCGCTCAACTTGGCAACAACGTTAAAGTTGGTCCTTACAGTTATATTGGCAACGATGTCGTAATTGGTGATGACTGCATCATCGAGTCACATGTTGTTATTAAAGGGCCATCGGTGATTGGTTCAGGTAACCATATTTTCCAATTCGCTTCAGTGGGTGAAGCGTGCCAAGACAAAAAGTACAAGGATGAACCAACCAAGCTGATTATTGGTGATAATAACGTGATCCGCGAATGTGCAACAATCCACCGTGGCACAATTCAGGATGAAGGCATCACTAAAATTGGCTCAAATAACTTATTTATGGCTTACACCCATGTTGCTCATGATTGTGTAATTGGCAACAACTGTATTTTTGCAAATAACGCAAGTGCTGCGGGACATGTGCATGTTGGTGATTGGGTTATCCTAGCTGGTAACTCGGGTATTCACCAATTCTGTCATATTGGTTCTCATGCTTTTGTTGGTATGTATTCAGGTGTAAACCAAGATGTGCCGCCTTTTGTAACAACAATTGGTACGCCAGCTCGTCCGGTTGCAATTAATACTGAAGGCCTCAAGCGTCGCGGTTTTGAATCAGATGAGATTATGGCGCTTCGACGTGCTTATAAACAGCTTTATCGTAAAGGTAATAAGCTTGATGAAGCACTTGTCGAAATGGAAAAAGAAGCCGAAGAGTTTAAAGCGGTGCAAACCATGATTGATTTTGCAAAATCATCCAGTCGTGGACTTATCCGATAA
- the fabZ gene encoding 3-hydroxyacyl-ACP dehydratase FabZ, protein MAEQLNSFDIQEILKLLPHRYPMLLVDKVVDFEPGKTLHAIKNVTANEPIFTGHFPGQPIFPGVMILEALAQATGLLGFKTTENRGDNELYLFAAIDNARFKQPVLPGDTMHLHVEFLKERRNMWKFYGEAKVDGKVVCSAELMCARREL, encoded by the coding sequence TTGGCAGAACAATTAAACAGCTTTGATATTCAAGAAATCCTAAAGCTATTACCTCATCGTTACCCAATGCTATTAGTTGATAAAGTCGTTGACTTTGAGCCGGGTAAAACGCTTCATGCGATTAAAAATGTCACTGCAAATGAGCCAATTTTCACCGGCCATTTCCCAGGACAGCCAATTTTCCCTGGCGTAATGATTTTAGAAGCATTAGCGCAAGCAACCGGTTTGCTCGGTTTTAAAACAACTGAAAACCGTGGTGATAATGAACTATATTTATTTGCAGCCATTGATAATGCGCGTTTTAAGCAACCAGTATTACCAGGTGATACGATGCATCTCCATGTTGAGTTCTTGAAAGAGCGTCGCAATATGTGGAAATTCTATGGTGAAGCGAAGGTTGACGGAAAAGTAGTGTGTTCAGCTGAATTAATGTGTGCAAGAAGAGAGTTATAA
- the lpxD gene encoding UDP-3-O-(3-hydroxymyristoyl)glucosamine N-acyltransferase, with protein sequence MKLQQIAEILNAELVGDDSLSISRIATLENAKSDEISFLANKKYRTQLATTNAGAVILSEKDAEHFSGNKIIVSNPYLAYALLAQAMDTTPAPARNIHASAVIDPSAKLAANVSIGANAVIEADVEIAEGSSIGAGSFIGKGVKIGANTTIWANVTIYHDVEIGESCLVHANTVIGADGFGYANEKGQWVKIPQLGSVIIGDQVEIGASTTIDRGAIDDTIIERNVIIDNQVQIAHNVIVKEGTAIAGCTVIAGSTTIGKYCQIGGLSGIAGHIEIVDGVVLTGMSMVISGIDKPGVYSSGVPHSDNKDWRRNMAQLRQLSAINKRLKAVEKSLPERDE encoded by the coding sequence ATGAAATTACAGCAAATTGCTGAGATTTTAAATGCTGAGCTGGTCGGTGACGACTCGCTCAGCATTTCTCGTATAGCAACCCTAGAAAATGCAAAAAGCGATGAAATTAGTTTTCTCGCTAACAAAAAGTATCGTACGCAGCTTGCAACCACCAATGCTGGTGCGGTGATCTTGTCCGAGAAGGATGCAGAACACTTTTCTGGCAATAAAATCATCGTCTCAAATCCTTACTTGGCATATGCACTGTTAGCACAAGCGATGGATACAACACCTGCACCTGCACGCAATATACATGCAAGTGCCGTCATTGATCCAAGCGCAAAACTTGCTGCTAATGTTTCAATAGGTGCCAATGCAGTGATTGAAGCGGATGTTGAAATTGCCGAAGGCTCATCAATTGGTGCTGGCAGCTTTATTGGTAAGGGTGTTAAAATAGGGGCCAATACCACAATATGGGCAAATGTAACGATTTATCATGATGTTGAGATTGGAGAATCGTGTTTAGTGCATGCCAATACAGTGATTGGTGCAGATGGTTTTGGCTATGCTAATGAAAAAGGGCAATGGGTTAAAATTCCACAATTGGGTTCTGTAATCATTGGTGATCAGGTTGAAATCGGTGCAAGCACCACAATCGACCGTGGCGCAATCGATGATACTATCATTGAACGTAATGTCATCATTGATAACCAAGTACAAATTGCCCATAACGTCATTGTTAAAGAGGGCACTGCTATTGCAGGGTGCACTGTGATTGCTGGTAGCACGACGATAGGCAAATATTGCCAAATTGGTGGTTTGTCGGGTATTGCAGGACACATTGAAATTGTCGATGGCGTTGTGTTAACGGGTATGTCAATGGTGATTAGTGGCATTGATAAGCCTGGTGTTTACTCTTCAGGCGTGCCGCATAGCGATAATAAAGACTGGCGACGCAATATGGCCCAGCTTCGTCAACTATCGGCAATCAATAAGCGATTAAAGGCAGTTGAAAAATCACTGCCGGAGCGTGACGAATAG
- a CDS encoding OmpH family outer membrane protein encodes MNKMIKTTAMTLLATFLMGASASSFAHKVAIVNVQQVFSGAPQAATIKATLESEFRERRQELEKLQGDIRFELEKYQRENATMSKAQKEAHQKKIQELQKALQEKGQPLQQEMQMRQAQETKKLESIIFQAIEAEAKAGKYDEVKPAAASLYVNEKKVDNITDKVAERVAKAN; translated from the coding sequence GTGAATAAAATGATTAAAACAACCGCCATGACTTTGTTAGCCACTTTTCTAATGGGTGCTTCTGCAAGCTCGTTTGCTCACAAGGTTGCGATTGTAAATGTACAGCAAGTATTCTCTGGTGCACCTCAAGCTGCAACGATTAAAGCAACACTAGAGTCTGAGTTCCGCGAGCGCAGACAAGAGCTTGAAAAGTTACAAGGCGACATTCGTTTTGAGCTTGAAAAATATCAGCGTGAAAATGCCACTATGAGCAAAGCGCAAAAAGAAGCGCACCAGAAGAAAATTCAAGAGTTGCAAAAAGCATTGCAAGAAAAGGGTCAACCTTTACAGCAAGAAATGCAGATGCGCCAAGCTCAAGAAACTAAAAAGCTTGAGTCAATTATTTTCCAAGCGATTGAAGCTGAAGCGAAAGCGGGTAAATATGATGAAGTTAAACCTGCTGCAGCAAGCCTTTACGTAAATGAGAAAAAAGTTGATAACATTACTGATAAAGTGGCTGAGCGTGTAGCGAAGGCTAATTAA
- the bamA gene encoding outer membrane protein assembly factor BamA, whose translation MAIRKQLAVISLLGASFAALGQQDSFIVEDLRVEGLQRVALGAALTHIPINIGDNLDSYTISKTIKALYGSGHFDNIKVVRDGDTVIFQVTERPTISVIEFEGNKDIKDEQLTESLDGQGIRKGEPLDMVVVDGLEKGLIEFFHGIGKYNASIDVSVTRLPRNRVKLKLEFKEGDAASIRQINIVGNELFSDEELLALAESRQDLPWYMFMSNDRYQKQTVQGDLEKVRSYYLDRGYLKFNIDSTQVSVSPDKESVYVTVNVTEGEQFTVKEFDFMGDLLGREELIRAVIPLKTGKLYNGSVVTASEEFIKNYLARFGYANAEVRTIPDIDEENKEVKLTLSVDPGKRIYVRRINIGGNEITSDEVIRREVTQLEGAWLSNSTLERSKLQIQRLMYMENVEFDVTPVPGKDDQVDVDFTVKEQSAGSFNAGLAYGSYNKLQFNIGISESNFLGTGDQVAFNISTATGSQNVSLSHTDPYFTKDGISLGNSIFFQNFDASKYSLIDYKSKKYGVGSSLGIPVNANNRLNFGATISKEYLSELSEYEQTRIMRETFLDPENPDAGFEFLKLELSAGWSRVTLNRGMFPTAGSKQSLTLKATTPNSDLNYFKVNYDSRFYWPLSTNHKWAFSAKAAFGYGNGYGETNGYDQILPVQEFFRISEMDLRGFERNTILPRAIVVEPTWLPGTPGGDGSQGQIGSDPKFDNIQLYGRIGGNVKAVAGLEMIVPTPFLDDENSSSVRTSLFVDAANVWDTEFDVNRYENLTPDEQALLEDYSDASRFRASTGLSIQWISPMGPMVISFAYPLKKEDDDDTKSISFNISNTF comes from the coding sequence ATGGCTATCAGAAAGCAATTGGCTGTAATAAGTTTATTGGGAGCAAGTTTTGCAGCTCTCGGCCAACAAGACTCCTTTATTGTAGAAGATTTAAGAGTTGAAGGATTGCAACGTGTTGCACTGGGTGCTGCACTGACACACATTCCTATTAACATTGGTGATAACCTCGACAGTTACACAATTTCAAAAACGATTAAAGCTCTCTATGGTTCGGGCCACTTTGACAATATTAAAGTGGTACGTGATGGTGATACGGTTATTTTCCAAGTTACGGAAAGGCCAACTATCAGTGTTATCGAATTTGAGGGTAACAAAGATATCAAAGATGAACAGCTTACCGAAAGCCTTGATGGGCAGGGGATCCGTAAAGGTGAACCACTTGATATGGTGGTGGTTGATGGCTTAGAAAAAGGCTTAATCGAGTTCTTTCATGGTATTGGTAAGTACAACGCGTCAATTGATGTTTCTGTAACACGATTACCACGTAACCGTGTAAAGCTAAAACTAGAATTTAAAGAGGGTGATGCCGCTTCAATCCGCCAAATCAACATTGTTGGTAATGAGCTATTTTCTGACGAAGAACTTCTAGCACTTGCTGAATCACGTCAAGATTTACCTTGGTATATGTTTATGTCAAATGACAGATACCAAAAGCAAACAGTTCAAGGCGATTTAGAGAAAGTTCGCAGTTATTACCTAGATCGCGGTTACCTCAAATTTAATATTGATTCTACTCAAGTATCAGTAAGTCCAGATAAAGAATCTGTTTATGTTACTGTGAACGTTACAGAAGGTGAGCAGTTTACAGTTAAAGAATTTGACTTCATGGGTGATTTACTTGGTCGTGAAGAGCTTATTCGCGCTGTGATTCCACTCAAAACAGGCAAGCTGTACAACGGCTCTGTGGTAACAGCCTCTGAAGAGTTCATTAAAAATTACCTAGCACGTTTTGGCTATGCCAATGCTGAAGTACGCACGATCCCGGATATCGATGAAGAAAATAAAGAAGTAAAACTGACGCTATCGGTTGATCCTGGCAAACGTATTTACGTCCGTCGAATTAATATTGGTGGTAATGAAATTACTTCAGATGAAGTAATTCGTCGCGAAGTCACCCAACTGGAAGGCGCATGGCTTTCAAATAGCACACTTGAGCGCTCTAAATTGCAGATTCAACGTTTAATGTATATGGAAAACGTTGAGTTTGATGTCACACCAGTTCCAGGAAAAGATGACCAAGTAGATGTTGATTTCACAGTAAAAGAACAGTCAGCAGGTAGCTTCAATGCAGGCCTTGCATATGGCTCGTATAACAAACTGCAGTTCAATATCGGTATTAGTGAATCAAACTTCTTAGGTACCGGTGACCAAGTTGCCTTTAATATCAGTACAGCTACGGGTTCTCAAAATGTAAGCTTATCGCATACAGACCCTTATTTTACAAAAGACGGTATTAGTTTAGGTAACTCGATTTTCTTCCAGAACTTCGATGCTAGTAAATACAGCCTAATTGATTATAAGAGTAAGAAATATGGGGTTGGCTCAAGTTTAGGTATTCCAGTCAATGCGAATAACCGCCTGAACTTTGGCGCTACCATTTCAAAAGAGTACTTATCTGAGTTATCAGAATACGAACAAACGCGCATTATGCGTGAGACATTCCTAGATCCAGAAAATCCTGATGCAGGGTTTGAGTTCTTAAAGTTAGAACTCAGTGCAGGTTGGTCACGCGTAACACTTAACCGTGGTATGTTCCCAACTGCAGGTTCAAAGCAAAGCTTAACGCTTAAAGCGACGACGCCAAATTCAGATCTTAATTACTTTAAAGTAAATTATGACTCACGTTTCTACTGGCCATTAAGTACAAACCATAAATGGGCATTTTCTGCAAAAGCAGCATTTGGTTATGGTAATGGCTATGGCGAAACAAACGGCTATGACCAAATTCTGCCAGTACAGGAATTCTTCCGTATTTCAGAAATGGACTTACGCGGTTTTGAACGAAATACGATTCTGCCTCGTGCAATCGTTGTTGAACCAACTTGGTTACCAGGTACACCTGGTGGGGATGGTTCGCAAGGCCAAATCGGTAGTGATCCTAAGTTTGATAACATTCAACTGTACGGACGTATCGGTGGAAACGTTAAAGCTGTAGCTGGTTTAGAGATGATTGTACCAACACCATTCCTAGACGATGAGAACAGCAGTTCAGTTCGTACTAGTTTATTTGTTGATGCGGCGAACGTATGGGATACTGAGTTTGATGTAAATCGTTACGAAAACCTAACGCCAGATGAACAAGCTTTACTTGAAGATTATTCGGATGCGAGTCGTTTCCGTGCATCGACAGGTTTATCTATCCAGTGGATTTCGCCAATGGGCCCAATGGTAATCAGCTTTGCCTATCCACTTAAGAAAGAAGATGATGATGATACGAAGAGCATCAGCTTCAATATAAGTAACACATTCTAA